A part of Gemmatimonas groenlandica genomic DNA contains:
- a CDS encoding M16 family metallopeptidase → MRIPVESYHLPNGLHVVLSEDHTAPIVAVNLWYHVGSANERLDRTGFAHLFEHMLFQGSANVEANEHFELVQRAGGTLNGSTWLDRTNYYETVPSHQIALALWLEADRMGRMLPGLTQQKLDTQRDVVKNERRWSVDNQPYGTWWERLPALCFPEEHPFHHSLIGSMEHLTDASLDDVADFFRTYYTPDNAVLTVAGDFDRTETMRLIEEYYGAIPRGAPRPPLRDMMLPSTFGDTRRTVVPDAVALPRLFVACRTPVFGSDGYYAASLAAAVLGLRTGCRLEQSLVRKQRIASQASAFTYDLAKGSDLLVVDATAHPDVTPEQLEAAVLAELDLMHQHGVTDVEVQRARALIETSFVTSMQSAAERADQLSRFATYFGDAALINEQVERYGATTTAAVSALARERLGPDNRALLMFVPAEEASDTAPAELAEASA, encoded by the coding sequence ATGCGCATTCCAGTCGAGAGTTATCACCTCCCGAACGGCCTGCATGTGGTGCTCTCTGAGGATCACACGGCGCCGATCGTCGCGGTCAATTTGTGGTATCACGTAGGTTCGGCCAATGAGCGGCTTGATCGCACGGGTTTCGCCCACCTGTTCGAGCATATGCTGTTTCAGGGGTCGGCGAACGTCGAGGCCAACGAACATTTCGAACTCGTCCAACGCGCTGGCGGGACCCTGAACGGGTCCACCTGGCTCGATCGGACCAACTACTACGAAACGGTTCCGTCGCATCAGATCGCGCTGGCGCTCTGGCTCGAGGCAGACCGGATGGGTCGGATGCTGCCGGGGCTCACGCAGCAGAAGCTCGACACGCAACGCGACGTCGTGAAGAACGAACGTCGCTGGTCGGTCGACAACCAGCCTTATGGCACGTGGTGGGAGCGCCTGCCGGCGCTCTGTTTCCCGGAAGAGCATCCGTTCCATCACTCGTTGATCGGGTCCATGGAGCATCTGACCGACGCGTCGCTCGACGACGTGGCGGACTTCTTCCGGACGTACTACACCCCGGACAACGCGGTGCTCACGGTCGCCGGCGATTTTGATCGCACCGAGACCATGCGCCTCATCGAGGAGTACTACGGCGCGATTCCCCGTGGTGCGCCACGTCCGCCGCTTCGCGACATGATGCTACCGTCCACCTTCGGAGACACGCGCCGTACGGTGGTACCCGATGCAGTCGCGTTGCCGCGTCTATTCGTTGCCTGCCGCACCCCGGTGTTCGGCAGCGATGGCTATTACGCTGCGTCGCTGGCTGCGGCCGTGCTCGGCTTGCGTACCGGCTGTCGCCTGGAGCAGTCGCTGGTGCGAAAGCAGCGCATTGCCTCACAGGCCAGCGCCTTCACCTACGATCTGGCGAAGGGCAGTGACCTGCTCGTGGTGGACGCGACGGCCCACCCCGACGTCACGCCGGAACAGCTGGAAGCGGCCGTGCTGGCCGAGCTCGATCTGATGCATCAGCATGGCGTGACGGACGTGGAGGTGCAGCGCGCCCGTGCGCTGATCGAAACGAGTTTTGTGACGAGCATGCAGTCGGCCGCCGAGCGCGCCGACCAACTGTCGCGTTTTGCCACGTACTTCGGCGATGCCGCCTTGATCAACGAACAGGTGGAGCGCTACGGCGCGACGACGACGGCGGCGGTCTCCGCGCTCGCCCGCGAACGACTTGGTCCCGACAATCGCGCCCTGCTGATGTTCGTACCGGCCGAGGAAGCGTCGGATACGGCGCCGGCCGAATTGGCGGAGGCGAGCGCATGA